The Carassius auratus strain Wakin chromosome 27, ASM336829v1, whole genome shotgun sequence genome includes a region encoding these proteins:
- the LOC113045345 gene encoding C-C chemokine receptor type 4-like, which produces MDNFSDEYFENSFDYQNDTPYEGEVVDGEVALCKKNDVLHFGATVLPAFYSIMFFLSLFGNGLVLCIIYKYEKLSTVNNIFLLNLVISDLIFTFSLPFWAVYHKSEWIFGQGLCKLVGSCYFIGFNSSILFLTLITFDRYLAMVHAISAAKSRRKVYGFASSAVIWVISILASIKDIVFYDVMKGGNGLLCEMTGYHQIFLTKWELIGYYQQFFLFFLVPLFIVMYCYIRITIRIMFTRLAEKCRAVKLIFVIVFTFFICWTPYNVVILLKAIKKSFGEQNDCSDALDYALYVTRNFAYLYFCISPVFYTFLEKKFQTHFLNLLSKKITCLKIDYAMPSTTSKTTSTRSPITDY; this is translated from the coding sequence ATGGATAATTTTAGTGATGAATATTTCGAGAACTCTTTCGATTATCAAAATGACACGCCATATGAAGGAGAAGTCGTAGATGGAGAGGTTGCTTTATGCAAGAAAAACGATGTGCTCCACTTTGGAGCAACAGTTCTCCCAGCTTTCTACTCCATTATGTTCTTTCTGAGCTTGTTTGGAAATGGACTGGTGCTGTGCATCATCTACAAATATGAGAAGCTCAGCACGGTTAACAACATATTCTTGCTCAACCTCGTCATTTCAGACCTCATCTTCACCTTTAGCCTACCTTTCTGGGCAGTCTACCACAAGTCTGAATGGATCTTTGGCCAAGGCCTTTGCAAGTTGGTGGGAAGCTGTTATTTCATCGGCTTCAACAGCTCCATCCTCTTCCTCACCCTCATCACCTTTGACCGCTACCTTGCAATGGTCCATGCCATCTCTGCAGCCAAGAGCAGAAGGAAGGTGTACGGGTTTGCATCATCCGCCGTTATCTGGGTGATCAGTATTTTGGCTAGTATAAAGGATATAGTTTTTTACGATGTGATGAAGGGTGGAAACGGTTTGCTGTGTGAAATGACTGGTTACCACCAGATTTTCCTCACAAAATGGGAGCTGATTGGTTATTATCAGCagtttttccttttcttcttgGTGCCTCTGTTCATCGTCATGTACTGCTACATCCGCATCACCATCAGGATCATGTTCACTCGCTTGGCGGAGAAGTGCAGGGCGGTCAAACTCATCTTTGTCATCGTCTTTACCTTCTTCATCTGCTGGACGCCTTACAATGTGGTCATCCTGTTGAAAGCCATCAAGAAGTCCTTTGGAGAGCAGAACGACTGCTCAGATGCCCTCGACTATGCACTGTACGTTACACGAAACTTTGCCTACCTGTACTTCTGCATCAGCCCTGTCTTCTACACTTTTTTGGAGAAGAAGTTTCAAACCCATTTTCTGAATCTTTTGTCCAAGAAGATAACGTGTCTGAAAATCGATTATGCCATGCCGTCAACAACCAGTAAAACCACATCAACCAGGAGCCCAATCACTGACTACTGA